The following coding sequences lie in one Rutidosis leptorrhynchoides isolate AG116_Rl617_1_P2 chromosome 4, CSIRO_AGI_Rlap_v1, whole genome shotgun sequence genomic window:
- the LOC139840930 gene encoding uncharacterized protein: protein MKSRCSLKVNIDATLSYVHLRSCSHSLGEGSSRGARGGSRVVTPGRIRVGSWNVGTLTGKSIELVDTFLKCNVDIMCVQETRWKGQEAVDINNYRLWYSGSRTARNGVGIFLGPTHKDHVVDVGRFSDRIMSVTLIINEETFTVISAYAPHVGLGEADKKSFWELLDEVVRGCPADHPLSIGGDLNGHIGTEVEGYRGAHGGFGFGVRNEEGRSILEFAIAHDLFVANSFFKKRDAQLATYHSGGHSTQIDFFLLRKGDLRTCKDCKVLPTLTCSSQHRLLVMDLGTHGRVNRRARAIQPRILWKNLNGAKAETFRANVVERVGAETKNVDFIDADQMWNSLASTIRGVAKESLGVAVGTSRAQKGCRESWWLSDEVQTKVALKQARFRELTSFRGGTLVERYSIENSYREAKREAKIAVTHAKDKAYEELYKRLYSKEGANDIYRIAKARERRRRDIDNIKYIKDETGQTIVKEDKIRKRWEEYFSSLFDGGRSGNGEPHDYDMAPHYQNNCFCTRINQEEVRSALQKMGRNKVVGPDQIPIEAWRCLGDDGVRWLTNLFNTTFRSTKMPMEWRLSEVIPIYKNKGDAQTCSNYRGIKLLSHTMKLWERVIETRLRRETKVSENQFGFMPG, encoded by the exons ATGAAG TCACGTTGTAGTCTAAAAGTTAATATAGACGCTACACTTTCTTATGTTCACTTGAGGTCATGTTCTCATAGTTTAGGGGAGGGTAGCTCTAGAGGGGCTAGGGGAGGGAGTAGAGTAGTAACCCCTGGTAGGATTAGAGTGGGAAGTTGGAATGTAGGAACTTTGACGGGCAAAAGTATTGAGCTAGTTGATACATTTCTTAAGTGTAATGTGGATATAATGTGCgttcaagagactagatggaagggaCAGGAGGCGGTGGACATTAATAACTACAGGTTGTGGTACTCGGGCTCCAGGACAGCTCGAAATGGAGTAGGAATCTTTTTAGGTCCAACACATAAGGATCATGTTGTTGATGTAGGTAGgtttagcgataggattatgtcggttacGTTAATAATTAATGAGGAGACGTTCACGGTCATTAGTGCTTACGCACCCCACGTAGGTTTAGGAGAAGCGGATAAGAAGAGTTTTTGGGAATTGTTAGATGAGGTTGTAAGGGGGTGTCCAGCTGACCATCCTTTGAGTATAGGGGGCGACCTTAATGGGCATATAGGAACGGAGGTAGAGGGATATAGGGGAGCCCACGGGGGCTTTGGGTTTGGGGTCAGAAATGAAGAAGGGCGATCAATTCTAGAGTTCGCCATTGCCCATGATCTATTTGTAGCAAACTCTTTCTTCAAAAAGAGGGACGCTCAGTTAGCCACTTATCATAGTGGGGGTCATAGTACCCAGATCGACTTTTTCCTTCTTCGAAAGGGTGACCTCAGGACCTGCAAGGATTGTAAGGTCCTCCCAACCTTGACTTGTTCATCCCAGCATAGACTGTTGGTCATGGATTTAGGTACCCATGGACGGGTAAACAGGAGGGCGAGAGCGATACAACCTAGAATCCTCTGGAAGAACTTAAACGGAGCGAAGGCGGAGACTTTTAGAGCTAATGTTGTTGAAAGAGTGGGTGCTGAAACGAAAAATGTAGACTTTATTGATGCAGACCAGATGTGGAACAGCCTAGCGTCCACCATTAGAGGAGTGGCCAAAGAATCCTTGGGAGTGGCAGTTGGTACGTCGAGAGCCCAAAAGGGTTGTAGAGAATCATGGTGGCTTAGTGACGAGGTCCAAACTAAAGTCGCACTTAAACAGGCGAGGTTTCGGGAGCTTACCTCCTTTAGAGGGGGTACACTTGTAGAAAGATATAGCATAGAAAATAGTTATAGAGAAGCCAAAAGAGAAGCAAAGATCGCCGTTACGCATGCAAAAGATAAAGCATACGAAGAATTATATAAGAGATTATACTCTAAAGAGGGAGCAAACGACATCTAcaggatagccaaagctagggagcgTCGGAGAAGAGACATAGATAACATTAAATATATCAAAGATGAAACTGGTCAAACCATAGTGAAGGAAGACAAAATTAGGAAACGATGGGAAGAATATTTCTCTTCCCTGTTCGATGGGGGAAGGTCGGGTAATGGAGAACCCCATGATTATGATATGGCCCCACACTATCAAAACAACTGTTTTTGCACGAGGATCAACCAAGAGGAAGTTAGATCGGCCTTACAGAAGATGGGGAGAAATAAAGTAGTAGGACCAGACCAAATCCCCATAGAGGCGTGGCGGTGCTTAGGCGATGATGGAGTTAGGTGGTTGACAAATCTTTTCAACACGACGTTTAGAAGCACAAAAATGCCAATGGAGTGGAGACTGAGTGAGGTCATTCCCATTTACAAGAACAAAGGGGATGCGCAGACATGTAGCAACTATAGAGGTATAAAGTTACTTAGCCATACCATGAAActatgggagagagtgattgagactaggcTTAGACGCGAGACTAAGGTGTCAgagaaccaatttggtttcatgccaggaTGA
- the LOC139844070 gene encoding serine/threonine-protein kinase prp4-like isoform X1, whose amino-acid sequence MLEMGLTYDHPVDMWSVGCCLFELYTGKVLFPGATNNDMLRLQMELKGSFPKKMLRKGAFNELHFHQDLNFVAIEEDPVTKRVKFVLTTPKLVLDIMDDGFVDRQQQLIRDVKGIKRVACGRLVQVI is encoded by the exons ATGTTAGAGATGGGGTTGACTTATGATCATCCTGTTGATATGTGGTCTGTTGGTTGCTGTTTGTTTGAGCTGTATACTGGAAAAGTTCTATTCCCGGGAGCTACAAACAATGACATGCTTCGTCTTCAAATGGAACTTAAAGGTTCTTTTCCCAAAAAGATGCTTCGAAAG GGAGCGTTCAACGAGCTCCATTTTCATCAAGATTTGAACTTTGTTGCCATAGAAGAAGACCCTGTTACTAAGAGG GTTAAGTTTGTACTAACGACACCGAAACTTGTATTGGATATTATGGATGATGGATTTGTtgatagacaacaacaattgattaGGGATGTTAAAGGGATTAAGCGAGTTGCGTGTGGGAGACTCGTGCAGGTGATTTAG
- the LOC139844070 gene encoding serine/threonine-protein kinase prp4-like isoform X2 has translation MLEMGLTYDHPVDMWSVGCCLFELYTGKVLFPGATNNDMLRLQMELKGSFPKKMLRKGAFNELHFHQDLNFVAIEEDPVTKRVDTRLKNHTNKLALYVSRSSTSSSHFSLRANIALKQSKKN, from the exons ATGTTAGAGATGGGGTTGACTTATGATCATCCTGTTGATATGTGGTCTGTTGGTTGCTGTTTGTTTGAGCTGTATACTGGAAAAGTTCTATTCCCGGGAGCTACAAACAATGACATGCTTCGTCTTCAAATGGAACTTAAAGGTTCTTTTCCCAAAAAGATGCTTCGAAAG GGAGCGTTCAACGAGCTCCATTTTCATCAAGATTTGAACTTTGTTGCCATAGAAGAAGACCCTGTTACTAAGAGG GTTGACACAAGATTGAAGAATCATACCAACAAGTTGGCACTCTATGTTTCACGTTCATCAACCTCGTCCTCCCACTTTTCTCTAAGAGCTAACATAGCTCTCAAGCAATCCAAGAAGAATTGA
- the LOC139840931 gene encoding uncharacterized protein, with translation MMRNGLWEWNWARDIGTTNHDIMLELTSYIGEVSFQNRKVHGSGASEMTVFSSKFTGSHINEVILPISDKVMRWLKLIPRKVNIFIWKLSWDRGSILSRRGMEIQRIGRLLCDRWVEPIDHVLFSCSIASALWLIVQIWLNLHFPVFDSWFSCMVWFDAPHLPLKSKDVIYVIPAAFL, from the coding sequence ATGATGCGAAATGGGTTGTGGGAATGGAATTGGGCTCGTGATATTGGCACAACAAATCATGACATTATGCTTGAGTTAACATCGTATATCGGTGAGGTGTCCTTTCAAAATCGCAAGGTACATGGGAGTGGAGCATCGGAAATGACAGTGTTTTCAAGTAAATTCACAGGTTCTCACATCAACGAGGTGATCCTTCCTATTTCTGACAAGGTCATGAGATGGTTAAAGTTGATCCCTCGAAAGGTCAACATTTTTATTTGGAAGCTAAGTTGGGATCGAGGCTCAATTTTATCAAGACGGGGCATGGAAATTCAAAGAATCGGCCGTCTCTTATGCGATCGTTGGGTTGAACCTATTGAccatgttttgttttcttgttcgatAGCTTCGGCTCTTTGGCTCATAGTACAGATTTGGTTAAACTTGCACTTTCCGGTGTTCGACTCATGGTTCTCGTGTATGGTCTGGTTCGACGCGCCGCATCTTCCATTGAAATCGAAGGATGTCATATATGTCATACCCGCTGCTTTTTTATGA
- the LOC139840113 gene encoding uncharacterized protein, which produces MGKKLDALLGRKFKASKLKTTINLAISRLAILKNQRHARFTIARSDLIQLLRLNYHEQALIRVDQVIKDQNMLDVYGMIHDYCLLFKQRINLLEQSNDCPEELKEAASSMLYAAPRCGEFPELQEIRGLLTTRFGKEFANNAIELRSNCIVSQKMIQKLSSKQSSLECRMMMLTGIAKENGIVLQLEKFSPEIIIKEKLIIEKKPNAEIMVLTDKVEKDLSFTESVKKYRDVADAAHDAFESAAYAAAAARAAVELSRSESFASDGLDSPNYRAQKVLNFDSVKLNLRMSDLNQMGCEKRTPSSRYDFDSVGEDENSRYNVKVNEFYDEYSDDYSDDDDDRNLQETEMVFDESDYKFEDEETVLPSRNAYFSSYKQFPFKHQANPMAGFGHQNQGVTTRFRS; this is translated from the exons ATGGGCAAAAAGCTTGATGCTCTCCTTGGCCGAAAATTCAAGGCCTCGAAGCTTAAAACGACCATAAACCTCGCCATTTCCCGCCTAGCCATCCTCAAGAACCAACGTCATGCTCGGTTCACTATAGCCCGCTCGGATCTCATTCAACTCCTCCGTCTTAACTACCACGAACAAGCTCTCATTCGG GTTGACCAAGTGATCAAGGACCAAAACATGCTAGATGTGTATGGTATGATTCATGACTATTGCCTTCTTTTCAAACAAAGGATCAACCTCCTAGAACAATCAAA TGATTGTCCCGAAGAACTAAAAGAGGCAGCATCGAGTATGTTATATGCGGCTCCAAGATGTGGGGAGTTTCCAGAACTACAAGAGATTCGTGGACTTTTAACAACTCGTTTCGGAAAGGAATTTGCCAATAATGCTATTGAATTACGAAGCAACTGCATAGTTAGTCAAAAG ATGATACAAAAACTGTCATCAAAACAATCAAGTTTGGAGTGCAGAATGATGATGCTTACTGGTATTGCCAAGGAGAATGGTATTGTTCTGCAACTGGAGAAATTTTCACCGGAAATCATCATAAAG GAGAAATTGATTATCGAAAAGAAACCAAACGCAGAGATAATGGTTTTGACAGACAAAGTTGAAAAAGACTTGAGTTTTACCGAGTCAGTGAAAAAGTATAGAGATGTAGCAGATGCCGCACATGATGCTTTTGAATCAGCGGCATATGCAGCCGCTGCCGCCAGAGCTGCGGTGGAGCTCTCCCGGTCAGAATCATTTGCTTCTGATGGTCTAGATAGTCCCAATTATCGAGCCCAAAAGGTGCTTAATTTCGATTCAGTGAAGTTGAACCTTCGAATGAGTGATTTAAATCAAATGGGATGTGAGAAAAGAACCCCAAGTTCAAGATATGATTTTGATTCTGTAGGTGAAGATGAAAATTCAAGATACAATGTAAAAGTGAATGAATTTTATGATGAATATTCAGATGATTactcagatgatgatgatgatagaaattTGCAAGAGACGGAGATGGTTTTTGATGAAAGTGACTACAAATTTGAAGATGAAGAAACAGTTTTACCATCTAGGAATGCATACTTCTCATCTTATAAGCAGTTTCCATTCAAGCATCAAGCTAACCCGATGGCAGGGTTTGGTCATCAAAACCAGGGTGTAACAACTAGATTTAGAAGTTAA